In Cydia pomonella isolate Wapato2018A chromosome 1, ilCydPomo1, whole genome shotgun sequence, one genomic interval encodes:
- the LOC133517480 gene encoding protein SERAC1, with the protein MNMHERIKIVLKILKFSSFFGCSGFLVAYPFRQTYKSIGKIVNSNVLVTEKKHTPEYIYIDDPSYDLTVRMEEDKANRQSVGWNRIWKSLKHSLAWRLLWLCKHGNQEQRNIALVQLASFNNNKEWDCLKLAQAIDKNTAVLLARTRGADLRYFLPPPIHVRKAAKAPELLSYKFHDLILAVQNLQRHSCIQHFLSKYFANVQEQAMEADSIPAKPDTLSERDLCLMCLDALHHHLSLFNNNNYEDDHSAKLLANMGIMSCLAELFLRHPNDVDVDLAVLRVLTVLSVHTSLLTAFFENGLIRELSRLLQSGDIRLSSSAAVCLANLSGEYCYRPGLYLLHPLYRNTATPICDTLLVHGLRGGVFVTWRQRDQSCKPVGILEGTLADLECGDAVPRYIDQELQQVMEEIIELEDEALLANIEVVLEDLPIDSKRDDANASFYTVKNKRLGLIQERQDRCAYTSCWPKDWLPQDCSNLRIIGVNYLSSLSDWLERCPLQASDISARASELEPNLIDAGVGSRNTPIVWLAHSMGGLIVKQVLNVAAQSQDPQANKLCECTKAVLFYSTPHKGSAFATMPRAAAAVLWPSTDVRQLQENSPVLLDLHQLFLKYADRYNWETISFAESLPTLVTAFKVPVHFVEAVSADLGRGPFYQLPVDHLCICKPATRQSILYTTLLDVLLRVTNKDESLKYTNVEWFFNMLLETLQRKKAEIMEALNGSQSNEGLRWSERLLLDIFTDGFTD; encoded by the coding sequence ATGAACATGCACGAGCGCATAAAAatcgttttaaaaatattgaaattttcaTCATTTTTCGGATGCAGTGGATTCCTAGTCGCCTATCCTTTTCGACAAACGTATAAATCTATTGGAAAAATAGTGAATTCTAATGTTCTCGTGACGGAGAAGAAACACACTCCCGAGTACATCTACATAGATGACCCCAGCTACGATTTAACCGTGAGGATGGAAGAAGACAAAGCTAATAGGCAGTCAGTGGGATGGAATCGTATTTGGAAAAGTTTGAAACACTCTCTGGCGTGGCGATTACTATGGTTATGCAAACACGGGAATCAGGAGCAGCGAAACATCGCGCTGGTACAGTTGGCTTCGTTCAACAACAACAAGGAATGGGACTGTCTGAAACTTGCGCAGGCGATCGACAAGAACACCGCGGTGCTGCTGGCGCGCACGCGCGGGGCAGACCTGCGGTACTTCCTGCCTCCGCCGATCCACGTGAGAAAGGCCGCGAAAGCGCCGGAACTACTCTCCTATAAGTTTCATGACCTAATTTTAGCTGTGCAGAATCTTCAGCGTCATAGTTGCATACAGCACTTCTTATCTAAGTATTTTGCTAATGTCCAAGAACAAGCAATGGAGGCTGACAGTATACCTGCTAAGCCAGACACCTTAAGTGAACGTGATCTATGCTTGATGTGCTTGGATGCTTTACATCATcatttaagcttatttaataacaataattatgaGGATGATCACTCGGCCAAATTGTTAGCAAACATGGGCATAATGTCCTGTCTCGCTGAATTGTTTTTAAGGCATCCAAATGATGTTGATGTGGATCTGGCAGTGCTAAGAGTTCTTACCGTTTTAAGTGTTCATACTAGTCTCCTCACTGCATTCTTTGAAAATGGTCTCATTAGAGAGCTATCAAGATTATTACAATCGGGAGACATCAGATTATCAAGCTCTGCTGCTGTGTGTTTGGCAAACCTGTCTGGAGAATATTGTTACAGGCCAgggttatatttattacatccCCTGTATAGAAATACTGCAACTCCAATATGTGATACACTACTGGTTCATGGCTTGAGAGGCGGTGTTTTTGTGACCTGGAGGCAAAGAGATCAGTCATGTAAGCCGGTTGGTATTTTAGAAGGCACTTTGGCAGACCTTGAGTGTGGTGATGCTGTGCCAAGATATATAGATCAAGAGTTACAACAGGTAATGGAAGAAATAATAGAATTAGAAGATGAAGCTTTGCTTGCCAATATAGAAGTGGTGCTGGAGGATCTGCCTATCGATTCCAAAAGAGATGATGCAAATGCCTCCTTCTAtacagtaaaaaataagcgcttagGCCTAATTCAAGAGAGGCAAGACCGCTGCGCTTACACCTCTTGTTGGCCTAAGGATTGGCTTCCACAAGATTGTAGTAATCTTAGGATCATTGGTGTAAATTATCTTAGCTCTTTATCAGACTGGCTGGAACGGTGTCCTCTACAGGCTTCTGATATATCAGCTCGGGCTTCTGAATTAGAACCTAATTTAATTGATGCCGGAGTTGGCAGCCGAAATACACCAATAGTATGGCTAGCTCACTCAATGGGTGGGCTCATAGTAAAACAAGTGCTCAATGTTGCTGCTCAAAGCCAGGATCCCCAAGCCAACAAACTTTGTGAATGTACCAAAGCAGTACTTTTCTATAGCACACCCCATAAGGGGAGTGCATTTGCCACCATGCCCAGAGCTGCAGCAGCAGTGTTGTGGCCGTCTACAGATGTGCGCCAATTGCAAGAAAACTCACCAGTATTATTAGATCTACATcaattatttctaaaatatgCTGACAGGTATAACTGGGAAACAATCAGTTTTGCAGAAAGTTTACCTACTTTGGTAACAGCATTCAAGGTTCCTGTACATTTTGTTGAGGCTGTATCAGCAGACTTAGGAAGAGGACCTTTCTATCAACTGCCGGTGGATCACTTGTGTatatgtaagcctgcaactaGGCAAAGTATTTTATATACGACATTGTTGGATGTACTGCTTAGGGTGACTAACAAAGATGAATCACTAAAGTACACCAATGTAGAATGGTTTTTCAACATGTTATTGGAAACCTTGCAACGAAAAAAGGCGGAAATAATGGAAGCTTTGAATGGCTCCCAAAGTAATGAAGGTCTACGCTGGTCTGAACGGTTGTTATTAGATATTTTTACTGATGGATTCACTGATTAG